Proteins from a genomic interval of Collinsella sp. zg1085:
- a CDS encoding helicase C-terminal domain-containing protein codes for MNIEAALLPGTPSSICELYASFAEQAKHRQFGVIEDDIVILDTETTGLSFRENELIEISAARLKGREIVERFDTFIHPSTLIPAEITTLTGITNADVAHAPRAEEAVEKLAAFVQGLPVVAHNAAFDRGFIERVKGGTKVSDVWVDSLALSRIALPRLRSHKLSYMAELFECSAVSHRAHDDVDSLAGVWRVLLCALDALPSGLLKRLAEMHSDVAWAYRPIFSYLAGANPGAPFSLLTARHDVLQASSDEDRRDADELEGLSMPSHNQIEACFSEHGLVSRMYDSFEARPEQLRMATEIRDALEQSTHRVIEAGTGVGKSIAYLVPLAAAARKNGVTLGIATKSNNLTDQLIYHELPKLTKALDGDLRFTALKGFDHYPCLRKLEQLERGGDIHTTKDPADTLTAIAVLYSFACQSPTGDLDSLGIRWKSVRRQDLTVTSRECARHLCPFYPDTCMAHGARRRAAQADLVITNHALLFRNVAADGKILPPIRHWVIDEAHAIEAEARRQWATTISSEDAQTLFETLGNDHVGALSALLHRIAGSDAATLYLGLVSRSVATVGRASQAMAELFEALRTLSQQQRTSSNYDTSDVWISAELRGSSAWQDFVLVATSIIHALEAADKALTSVIDAVSAEIPDAAIDISEPSRRLHEMYLGIKVIIDGTDEHFVYSFQVNKRLRAGGESLSAERLDIGSAFAEHWFPEMKSLIFTSATLSIADSFSHFNQGVGLDKLDAAAYKTLQLASSYNYETHMSVIVAGDMPDPRDRDAYLGKLEIMLVDIHQAMGGSVLTLFTNRRDMEELYERVSPQLAAQGLSLDCQRRTSNVKQLRDSFISNASASLFALKAFWEGFDAAGDTLRCVVIPKLPFASPTDPLSCERNIREDRAWMRYALPDAVLEVKQAAGRLIRTAQDTGVLILADSRLITKAYGKKFLRSLPVDYQQIQSENVGKYLSMWLKR; via the coding sequence ATGAATATAGAAGCAGCTCTTCTGCCTGGAACGCCTTCATCAATATGTGAGCTTTATGCAAGCTTTGCAGAACAGGCGAAACATCGGCAATTTGGTGTCATTGAAGACGACATTGTCATTCTTGATACCGAGACTACAGGTTTGTCATTTCGTGAAAATGAGCTTATTGAAATTTCTGCGGCGCGACTTAAAGGACGCGAGATTGTTGAGCGCTTTGATACTTTTATTCATCCTTCAACGCTTATACCAGCAGAAATAACAACGCTTACCGGAATCACCAACGCCGATGTTGCGCACGCACCCCGAGCGGAAGAGGCGGTAGAGAAGCTCGCTGCGTTTGTGCAAGGCTTGCCTGTGGTGGCACATAACGCGGCCTTTGACCGCGGGTTTATTGAGCGCGTTAAAGGCGGCACCAAGGTGAGCGATGTTTGGGTGGACTCACTCGCCCTATCGCGTATCGCGCTGCCGCGTCTGCGTTCACATAAGCTGTCATATATGGCTGAACTCTTTGAATGTAGCGCGGTGTCTCATCGAGCTCATGATGATGTTGATTCGCTTGCGGGTGTGTGGCGCGTATTGCTCTGCGCGCTTGATGCACTGCCGAGCGGGCTATTGAAACGTTTAGCTGAGATGCACTCTGATGTTGCGTGGGCTTATCGACCGATTTTTTCATATCTTGCAGGTGCTAATCCGGGTGCGCCGTTTTCACTTCTCACTGCACGTCATGATGTGCTTCAGGCATCATCTGATGAAGACCGACGCGATGCTGATGAGCTTGAAGGCCTGTCTATGCCTTCCCACAATCAGATTGAAGCATGTTTTTCGGAGCATGGCCTTGTGAGCCGTATGTATGATAGTTTTGAGGCGCGTCCTGAGCAGCTGCGCATGGCAACGGAGATTCGTGATGCCTTGGAACAAAGTACTCACCGGGTCATCGAGGCGGGTACCGGCGTTGGAAAGTCGATAGCGTATTTGGTGCCACTCGCTGCTGCAGCTCGGAAAAATGGGGTTACCTTAGGCATAGCTACCAAATCAAATAACCTCACTGATCAGCTTATATATCACGAATTGCCCAAACTTACCAAAGCTCTTGATGGCGATTTGCGCTTTACAGCACTTAAAGGCTTCGACCACTATCCGTGTTTGCGAAAGCTTGAACAGCTTGAGCGCGGGGGAGATATTCATACAACAAAAGACCCGGCAGATACCCTCACGGCAATTGCTGTGCTGTATAGCTTTGCCTGTCAGTCGCCAACAGGTGACCTCGATAGTCTTGGTATCCGTTGGAAAAGCGTTCGGAGACAAGACCTAACGGTTACCTCGCGTGAGTGTGCGCGGCACCTCTGTCCCTTTTACCCTGATACCTGTATGGCTCATGGTGCCCGCCGTCGTGCTGCGCAGGCAGACCTTGTTATTACTAATCATGCGCTCTTGTTTCGCAATGTAGCTGCCGATGGAAAGATACTGCCGCCCATTCGCCATTGGGTTATTGATGAGGCACACGCTATTGAGGCGGAGGCTCGACGTCAATGGGCTACAACAATAAGCTCTGAAGATGCTCAGACGCTTTTTGAAACGCTCGGAAATGACCACGTTGGAGCTTTGTCGGCGCTTCTTCATAGGATTGCTGGTTCAGATGCAGCAACGCTGTATTTAGGGCTCGTGTCACGTTCGGTAGCAACAGTTGGTCGAGCTTCACAGGCTATGGCAGAACTGTTTGAGGCGCTGCGCACGCTATCACAGCAGCAGCGGACAAGCAGCAACTACGATACATCAGATGTTTGGATTAGCGCAGAGCTTCGTGGTAGTAGCGCATGGCAGGATTTTGTTTTGGTTGCCACCTCAATAATACATGCGCTTGAAGCAGCCGATAAAGCGCTTACTAGCGTGATTGATGCGGTTAGCGCAGAAATACCCGATGCAGCGATTGATATAAGCGAGCCGTCGCGGCGTTTGCATGAGATGTATCTTGGTATTAAGGTGATTATCGATGGCACCGATGAGCACTTTGTATATTCGTTTCAGGTTAATAAACGCCTTCGCGCAGGAGGAGAGTCGCTATCGGCTGAGCGTTTAGACATTGGTAGTGCTTTTGCTGAGCATTGGTTCCCCGAGATGAAAAGTCTGATTTTTACCTCAGCAACCCTCAGTATTGCTGATTCATTCTCACACTTTAACCAAGGTGTTGGGCTAGATAAACTTGATGCAGCTGCCTATAAAACACTCCAGCTTGCCTCTAGTTATAACTATGAAACACATATGTCGGTTATTGTAGCAGGCGATATGCCTGACCCACGCGATAGGGATGCGTATCTTGGAAAGCTTGAGATAATGCTTGTGGACATTCACCAAGCTATGGGTGGTTCGGTGCTAACGCTTTTTACCAATCGGCGTGATATGGAAGAGCTCTATGAGCGTGTGTCTCCACAGCTTGCCGCACAAGGTTTGAGCCTTGATTGTCAACGTCGTACGTCAAACGTAAAGCAACTGCGTGATTCGTTTATCAGTAATGCGTCTGCCTCACTGTTTGCGCTTAAGGCGTTTTGGGAGGGTTTTGATGCGGCTGGCGATACCTTGCGTTGTGTGGTAATTCCTAAGTTGCCCTTTGCAAGTCCTACCGACCCCTTGTCTTGTGAGCGCAACATTCGTGAGGACCGTGCATGGATGCGTTATGCCTTGCCAGATGCAGTGCTTGAGGTTAAGCAGGCAGCGGGACGCTTAATCCGTACTGCTCAAGATACCGGCGTTTTGATTTTGGCAGATTCTCGTCTGATAACAAAAGCTTATGGCAAGAAGTTTTTACGGTCGCTCCCGGTGGACTACCAGCAGATTCAAAGCGAGAACGTTGGAAAATATCTCAGTATGTGGCTTAAGCGATAG
- a CDS encoding D-alanine--D-alanine ligase, with protein sequence MKREERSAMRVAVLAGGRSSEREISLASGANAAAALSEAGFVSVEVLDTAESSFIKRITTEPWDVAFIALHGADGEDGVIQGLLSFLHIPYTGSTVLASASASDKELAKLVYKQAGIPIATGIALKHHEPIDLERIVQCVGPECFVKPAENGSSFGISMVRNQNELPQAIERAFEYGNKILIEQRLCGTEITVGVFETLEGIRALPVVEVCFQNEGAAFYDLSVKYIDPAKIHRIPAQISEENYQRAQELAIAAHRALGCSGISRSDFIVTETGPVILETNTIPGMTDGSLYPDEIRHTDDLVFSEVCAALVELALHRNK encoded by the coding sequence ATGAAGCGTGAAGAGCGATCTGCAATGCGTGTAGCTGTTCTTGCAGGAGGACGTTCGAGTGAAAGAGAGATTTCCCTTGCGTCTGGAGCAAATGCAGCAGCAGCCCTTAGCGAGGCTGGTTTTGTTTCGGTTGAGGTATTAGACACTGCTGAGTCTTCTTTTATTAAGCGAATTACTACAGAGCCATGGGATGTTGCCTTTATTGCGCTTCATGGTGCAGATGGCGAAGACGGGGTTATTCAGGGGCTTCTGAGCTTTTTGCATATTCCGTATACAGGGTCAACGGTCCTCGCAAGCGCTTCTGCGTCTGATAAAGAACTGGCGAAGCTTGTGTATAAGCAAGCGGGTATTCCTATTGCTACAGGTATTGCTCTTAAACACCATGAGCCCATTGACTTAGAGCGTATTGTGCAGTGTGTAGGTCCTGAGTGTTTTGTAAAGCCTGCAGAGAATGGTTCAAGCTTTGGTATCTCAATGGTGCGCAATCAAAATGAGCTTCCTCAGGCAATTGAGCGTGCTTTTGAGTATGGCAATAAAATTCTTATTGAGCAGCGCTTATGTGGAACAGAGATTACTGTTGGAGTATTTGAAACGCTTGAAGGAATCCGCGCACTACCTGTTGTTGAGGTGTGCTTCCAAAATGAGGGTGCTGCTTTTTATGATTTAAGTGTTAAGTATATTGACCCAGCTAAAATTCATCGAATACCTGCGCAAATTAGTGAAGAGAACTATCAGCGCGCTCAAGAGTTGGCCATAGCCGCCCATCGTGCGCTTGGATGTTCGGGGATTTCGCGGAGCGACTTTATTGTGACTGAAACAGGTCCGGTGATTTTAGAAACAAACACGATTCCCGGCATGACAGACGGGTCTTTGTATCCCGATGAAATTCGCCATACTGATGACTTGGTATTTTCTGAGGTTTGTGCAGCGCTTGTTGAGTTGGCGCTCCACCGAAACAAGTAA
- the rlmN gene encoding 23S rRNA (adenine(2503)-C(2))-methyltransferase RlmN: MQGSTTHRDIRSLSVDELTELVRTLGQPAFRAKQVFEWIHQKQVTSFDDMTNLPKQLRLQLSETYTFHVPTELASQVSRDGSRKYLLEFADGVSVETVGMPSRKKLAVCISTQAGCAMGCAFCATGMHGLTRSLTAQEMLDQVLHVAHDFNERVTSVVFMGQGEPFANYTETMAALRKLNDPDGLAIGARHLTVSTCGIIPGIRRFSQIPEQFTLAVSLHSAIQTTRNQLMPGVKKFTLLRLHEALQEYTEKTGRRPSYEYAMIDGVNDTNAELDALVDFCQGTLCHVNLIQLNNVADSPLKPSAPERVESFQKRLQMHGVETTIRASRGNDIDAACGQLKQRFRVLKDPVKGSNEEL, translated from the coding sequence ATGCAAGGTTCCACCACGCATCGAGATATTCGCAGTCTGTCTGTAGATGAGCTCACGGAGCTTGTACGTACCCTCGGTCAACCTGCATTTCGAGCCAAGCAGGTATTTGAATGGATTCATCAAAAGCAGGTTACTTCCTTTGATGATATGACCAATCTCCCTAAGCAGCTTCGCTTGCAATTGTCTGAAACCTATACTTTTCATGTCCCCACCGAGCTTGCTTCGCAGGTTTCGCGCGATGGCTCTCGTAAATACCTTCTTGAGTTTGCAGATGGCGTTTCTGTTGAAACGGTTGGTATGCCGAGCCGCAAAAAGTTGGCAGTCTGTATTTCAACTCAAGCGGGCTGTGCCATGGGTTGCGCCTTTTGCGCCACGGGCATGCATGGACTTACTCGTTCGCTCACAGCGCAAGAAATGCTTGACCAGGTCCTACATGTTGCTCATGATTTTAATGAGCGCGTAACCAGTGTTGTCTTTATGGGTCAGGGTGAGCCGTTTGCCAACTACACCGAAACCATGGCAGCCCTTCGAAAGCTAAACGACCCCGATGGTCTCGCTATTGGAGCACGGCATTTAACAGTGTCTACCTGCGGAATCATTCCTGGTATTCGTCGTTTTTCACAAATTCCTGAACAGTTCACCTTGGCAGTATCCCTACACTCGGCCATACAAACTACCCGGAACCAACTGATGCCAGGTGTAAAGAAATTTACCCTACTCCGCCTCCATGAAGCGCTCCAAGAATATACTGAGAAAACAGGGCGGCGTCCAAGCTATGAATATGCCATGATTGACGGGGTAAACGACACCAACGCAGAACTTGATGCGTTAGTAGACTTTTGCCAAGGGACGCTTTGCCATGTCAATCTAATTCAGTTGAATAATGTTGCTGATAGTCCCCTTAAGCCCTCGGCACCTGAACGTGTAGAAAGCTTCCAAAAACGCCTTCAAATGCATGGTGTGGAGACTACCATTCGCGCGTCAAGAGGCAATGATATTGACGCGGCATGTGGACAGCTCAAGCAGCGTTTTCGTGTCTTAAAAGACCCAGTTAAAGGCTCTAATGAGGAGCTTTAA